A stretch of Sinimarinibacterium sp. NLF-5-8 DNA encodes these proteins:
- the arsC gene encoding arsenate reductase (glutaredoxin) (This arsenate reductase requires both glutathione and glutaredoxin to convert arsenate to arsenite, after which the efflux transporter formed by ArsA and ArsB can extrude the arsenite from the cell, providing resistance.), producing MHDRIYHNPRCSKSRATLELLKQRGVDIPVIEYQSAPPSKDELREVITLLGVKPLDIIRSGDDLFADLGLSTANGYSDEQWLDVLAANPKLLQRPIVVRNGKAAIGRPIENVMAIL from the coding sequence ATGCACGATCGCATCTACCACAACCCCCGCTGCTCCAAGAGCCGCGCCACCCTTGAGTTGCTGAAACAGCGCGGCGTTGATATCCCCGTCATCGAATACCAGAGCGCCCCGCCCAGCAAAGACGAACTGCGCGAAGTCATTACTCTGCTCGGCGTCAAACCGCTGGACATCATCCGCAGCGGCGACGACCTGTTTGCCGATCTGGGGCTGTCCACCGCCAACGGCTACAGCGACGAACAATGGCTCGACGTGCTCGCCGCCAACCCCAAGCTGCTGCAACGCCCCATCGTCGTCCGCAACGGCAAAGCCGCCATTGGCCGGCCGATTGAAAATGTCATGGCGATTTTGTGA
- a CDS encoding oxidoreductase-like domain-containing protein: MDTEPTDEELLPKPEMPFCCDSGCDTCVMDDYAEQMRQWRFDVAKIRAERAAAQAAQKEGAT, encoded by the coding sequence ATGGACACAGAACCCACCGACGAAGAACTGCTGCCCAAGCCAGAAATGCCGTTTTGCTGCGACAGCGGCTGCGACACCTGCGTCATGGACGACTACGCCGAACAAATGCGCCAGTGGCGCTTTGACGTTGCCAAAATCCGCGCCGAGCGCGCAGCCGCGCAGGCCGCACAAAAAGAGGGGGCGACGTAG
- a CDS encoding enoyl-CoA hydratase/isomerase family protein produces the protein MAETEDVVLLREVCAPVKKRVAFAQLNAERSLNALSLPMIDILEPALRRWAVDPGIACVVLHGAGEKAFCAGGDIRSLYHAMLTHPGALPNPKNLEFFSREYRLDNLIHNYPKPIMVWGSGIVMGGGLGLMAGASHRVVTETSRVAMPEITIGLFPDVGGSYFLSRMPRAYGRFLALTGASINGHDLIEAGLADQFVKAEDREAIFGALASVNWRDDAAHNKRALSELLQSFSKPAQTALPVSNLLTHRDTLNALTAGDTLTAVYKAITGYKGEEKWLVRAAQSLAAGSPTTAALIWELLKRGAKMTLAEVFRMELIVALQCCAHNDFAEGVRALLIEKDNAPKWKPASLAEIKPSHIETHFTAPNWVGGIHPLADL, from the coding sequence ATGGCCGAAACCGAAGACGTCGTCCTGCTGCGCGAGGTGTGCGCGCCGGTTAAAAAGCGCGTCGCCTTTGCCCAACTCAACGCCGAGCGCTCGCTCAACGCCCTGAGCCTGCCGATGATCGACATCCTGGAACCCGCGCTGCGGCGCTGGGCGGTCGATCCCGGCATTGCCTGCGTGGTGCTGCACGGCGCAGGTGAAAAAGCCTTCTGCGCCGGCGGCGACATTCGCAGCCTCTATCACGCCATGCTGACTCACCCCGGCGCATTGCCCAACCCCAAGAATCTGGAGTTTTTCAGCCGCGAATACCGGCTGGATAACCTGATTCACAACTACCCCAAGCCGATCATGGTTTGGGGCAGCGGCATTGTCATGGGCGGCGGGCTGGGCTTGATGGCCGGCGCCAGTCACCGCGTGGTGACCGAAACCTCGCGCGTGGCAATGCCGGAAATCACCATCGGCCTGTTCCCCGATGTGGGCGGCAGCTACTTTTTAAGCCGGATGCCGCGCGCTTATGGCCGCTTTTTGGCACTCACCGGCGCCTCGATCAACGGCCACGATCTGATCGAAGCCGGTCTGGCCGATCAATTCGTCAAAGCCGAAGATCGTGAAGCGATTTTTGGCGCTCTTGCCAGCGTCAACTGGCGCGACGACGCCGCGCACAACAAGCGCGCGCTCAGCGAACTGCTGCAATCGTTCAGCAAACCGGCGCAGACCGCGCTGCCGGTCTCCAACCTGCTCACCCACCGCGACACGCTCAACGCCCTGACCGCCGGCGACACCCTGACCGCCGTTTACAAAGCCATCACCGGCTACAAAGGTGAGGAAAAATGGCTGGTGCGCGCGGCGCAATCGCTGGCTGCAGGCTCCCCCACCACCGCCGCGCTGATCTGGGAGCTGCTCAAACGCGGCGCCAAGATGACGCTGGCCGAGGTGTTTCGCATGGAATTGATCGTGGCGCTGCAATGCTGCGCGCATAACGACTTTGCCGAAGGCGTGCGCGCGCTGCTGATCGAAAAAGACAACGCCCCCAAGTGGAAACCGGCCTCGCTGGCCGAGATCAAGCCCAGCCACATCGAAACCCATTTCACCGCCCCCAACTGGGTCGGCGGCATTCATCCGCTGGCCGACTTATAA
- a CDS encoding RHS repeat-associated core domain-containing protein, giving the protein MSTVCLSTGSGFNCSSWNGPTVNTQNILAGDFSGDGVTDLLGHVSDTQWRMSRSAMASTDGLTQVSNGVGDVNTITYTVLTDSSVYTPNTGATYPLTEVTAPVQVVASVVGSNGVGGTLATTYKYGGLRTNFEERAALGFAWMESRQTQTGARVRTDYRQDGLYVGLPARVRKWSNTSLLSDSTFAYDCNAMGTTHCQASLIAAFAFPYQSSRIDKSWDLDGSILPQITTQTEYDGYGNATYVETLTSDGHRKVTRNTYTNDAYNWKLGRLTHAEVTSSAPGVPSQTRTAAFTYANGTGLLDKEVVEPNDATLCLVTQYAHDAYGNRTTSTVRNCNGSALEGAAEAPAPTGNPAFVSRTSSVQYDARGQFPIASTNALGHAETRTFDPATGNPLTLTGPNGLTTRWQYDALGRKTQEIRADGNRTRWTYSYCSGVNGGFAACPQHAQYLIEESPRSSNDTPNAPWVRSYYDLADRGIAVRTLGFDGSSEIWQQTEYDSLGRVARTSRPHFSAESPWWTRYEYDAIGRTTAVIQPNNTWTQTHYNGLTTRVTNALNQTEARTVNSQGQLISVQDAAYNTLTYKYDAQGNLLGTTNPNGNVTVLQYDLRGRKTQMTDPDMGVWKYTYNALGELIRQTDAKNQVTTLQYDRLGRMTQRVEPGLTSSWHYDTYKGGALGAQTACGKSIGKLCRAESSDSSYKRTYQYDDLGRPTQTQIAIAQVNYDTTLTYDAQGRVQSMEYPKPALALLPFAINYVYTELGYLKEIRDRTGNTVYWRAEQMDAEGRLKLQSYGNGHSKQHTYSPLTGYLTDIETQGGSIQSLSYEYDAIGNMTSRSDSRSLLTETFQYDILNRLKTATVNAPGITPITTSYDYDALGNMTGRSDLGSYVYNTGATAVRPHAVRQIELIMGGIRQYSYDANGNLTQDTGSADVIASRSITWTGYNQPERIQSGNTKLDFNYGPEHQRIQQKNTSGLLGALTTTYVHPDNAGGLHFEKDTQGLKTEHRYYIVAAGQLVAIAKRKSSVAGVLHGTVTLTYLHQDHLGSTTVVGDSEQLSYEPFGKRRFTNGKLDLFNSLAADATNRGFTGHEHLDDVGLIHMNGRIYDPRTARFMSPDPIIQAAANLQSYNRYSYALNNPLSYIDPSGYSLWGKIVNSVSNELRRWESDFRHEMRRPGSLLAPVLRVAGATASVLGCAGAASAACYAGIEGAISRSQGITGSNLIRNTAIAGATAYGFGYVGGKYAAGSFQSYAGHALVGCGSAMAGGGNCGQGAAAAVVGHAASAASARVHESIQLAFAATAGGASSVITGGKFSNGAVTGAFGYLFSTGAHKAIEKQLDQYGRPLTDSERAIYANHFSEDILNVAIIFDGKVPFWLRSSMDGLTLGNKIYFREGVYLPGTAGGVEILGHELHHVEQYFNGMTYGKYIWASLGGYWKNPYEISAYAKADRIRASFCFGNPQAPGC; this is encoded by the coding sequence ATGAGTACCGTATGCCTGTCTACCGGTTCAGGCTTTAATTGCTCATCGTGGAATGGCCCCACGGTCAACACCCAAAACATTCTTGCCGGAGATTTTTCCGGTGATGGGGTGACTGATTTGCTGGGGCACGTCAGCGACACGCAATGGCGGATGTCCCGTTCTGCAATGGCTTCCACGGATGGGCTTACGCAAGTCAGCAACGGCGTGGGCGATGTCAACACCATCACTTACACCGTGTTGACCGACAGCAGCGTTTACACCCCCAATACCGGCGCGACATACCCGCTCACCGAAGTCACCGCGCCGGTACAGGTTGTAGCGTCTGTGGTGGGCTCAAACGGCGTGGGCGGCACGCTTGCCACCACTTATAAATACGGGGGGCTCAGAACCAACTTTGAAGAACGTGCCGCGCTGGGGTTTGCATGGATGGAAAGCCGCCAGACGCAAACCGGCGCAAGAGTCCGTACTGATTACCGACAAGATGGCCTCTACGTCGGCCTGCCCGCACGGGTGCGCAAGTGGTCAAACACCAGTCTGTTGAGCGACAGCACCTTTGCCTATGACTGCAATGCGATGGGCACCACGCATTGTCAAGCCTCTCTGATCGCTGCATTTGCCTTTCCCTACCAGTCGTCCCGTATTGACAAAAGCTGGGATCTCGACGGCTCCATTCTGCCCCAGATCACCACCCAGACTGAATACGACGGCTACGGCAATGCGACTTATGTCGAAACGCTGACCAGCGACGGGCACCGCAAAGTGACCCGCAACACCTACACCAACGACGCCTACAACTGGAAACTGGGTCGGCTCACGCACGCTGAAGTCACCAGTTCTGCGCCTGGAGTCCCATCACAAACACGCACTGCTGCATTTACCTATGCCAACGGAACCGGGCTGCTTGACAAGGAAGTCGTCGAGCCAAACGACGCCACGCTGTGCCTCGTCACCCAATACGCGCACGATGCCTACGGCAACCGCACCACCAGCACCGTGCGCAACTGCAACGGCAGCGCGCTCGAAGGTGCAGCAGAAGCACCTGCGCCCACCGGCAACCCCGCGTTTGTCAGCCGCACCAGCAGCGTGCAATACGACGCGCGTGGCCAGTTTCCCATTGCCAGCACCAACGCACTCGGCCATGCCGAAACCCGCACGTTTGATCCCGCCACCGGCAATCCGCTGACGCTCACCGGCCCCAACGGACTGACCACCCGATGGCAATACGACGCGCTGGGACGCAAAACGCAGGAAATCCGCGCCGATGGCAATCGCACTCGCTGGACGTACAGCTATTGCAGCGGCGTCAACGGCGGCTTTGCCGCCTGCCCGCAACACGCCCAGTACCTCATTGAAGAATCCCCGCGCAGCAGCAACGACACCCCCAACGCCCCGTGGGTGCGCAGCTACTACGACCTTGCCGATCGGGGCATTGCCGTGCGCACCCTCGGCTTTGATGGCAGCAGCGAAATTTGGCAGCAAACCGAATACGACAGCCTCGGTCGCGTCGCGCGCACCTCGCGCCCCCATTTCAGCGCCGAATCCCCGTGGTGGACGCGCTACGAATACGACGCCATCGGGCGCACCACTGCGGTTATCCAGCCCAACAACACCTGGACGCAAACCCACTACAACGGCTTGACCACGCGCGTCACCAACGCCCTCAACCAGACCGAAGCCCGAACCGTCAACAGTCAAGGGCAACTCATCAGCGTGCAGGATGCCGCCTACAACACCCTCACCTACAAATACGACGCACAAGGCAACCTGCTCGGCACCACCAATCCCAACGGCAACGTCACCGTCCTGCAATACGACCTGCGCGGGCGTAAAACACAGATGACCGATCCCGACATGGGCGTCTGGAAATACACCTACAACGCGCTGGGTGAGCTGATCCGCCAGACCGATGCCAAAAATCAAGTCACCACACTGCAATACGACCGCCTTGGCCGCATGACCCAGCGTGTAGAACCGGGTCTTACCTCCAGCTGGCACTACGACACCTACAAGGGCGGTGCGCTGGGCGCGCAGACGGCCTGTGGCAAAAGCATCGGCAAACTCTGCCGTGCAGAATCCAGTGACAGCAGCTACAAACGCACCTACCAATACGACGATCTTGGACGCCCCACCCAAACCCAGATCGCCATCGCCCAGGTCAACTACGACACCACCCTGACCTACGATGCCCAAGGCCGCGTCCAAAGCATGGAATACCCCAAACCGGCACTTGCCCTGCTGCCGTTTGCGATCAACTACGTCTATACCGAACTCGGATATCTCAAAGAAATCCGCGACCGTACCGGCAACACCGTGTACTGGCGCGCCGAGCAGATGGACGCCGAAGGGCGGCTCAAACTGCAAAGCTACGGCAACGGCCACAGCAAACAGCACACCTACAGCCCCCTGACCGGCTACCTGACCGACATCGAAACCCAGGGCGGCAGCATCCAGAGCCTGTCCTACGAATACGACGCCATCGGCAACATGACCAGCCGCAGCGACTCACGCAGCCTGCTCACCGAAACCTTTCAATACGACATCCTCAACCGGCTCAAGACCGCCACCGTCAACGCCCCCGGCATCACGCCCATTACCACGTCCTACGACTACGACGCGCTCGGCAACATGACCGGTCGCAGCGACCTTGGCAGCTACGTCTACAACACCGGCGCCACCGCAGTCCGTCCGCACGCCGTCAGGCAGATTGAACTGATCATGGGCGGCATAAGGCAATACAGCTACGACGCCAACGGCAACCTGACCCAAGACACCGGATCGGCCGACGTTATCGCCTCCCGCAGCATCACCTGGACGGGCTACAACCAACCCGAGCGGATCCAATCCGGCAATACCAAGCTGGACTTCAACTACGGACCTGAACACCAGCGCATCCAGCAAAAAAACACCAGCGGACTGCTGGGCGCACTCACCACCACCTACGTTCACCCTGACAACGCAGGCGGCCTGCACTTTGAAAAAGACACCCAAGGACTCAAGACCGAACACCGCTACTACATCGTCGCCGCAGGGCAACTCGTTGCCATCGCCAAACGCAAATCCAGCGTTGCAGGTGTACTGCACGGCACGGTCACGCTCACCTACCTGCATCAGGATCACCTTGGCTCCACCACCGTTGTTGGTGACAGCGAACAACTGTCTTACGAACCGTTTGGCAAACGCCGCTTCACAAACGGCAAACTTGATCTTTTCAACAGCCTCGCAGCAGACGCCACCAATCGCGGCTTTACCGGGCACGAACATCTGGACGACGTTGGGCTGATCCACATGAACGGGCGCATCTACGACCCGCGCACCGCCCGCTTCATGAGCCCCGACCCCATCATTCAAGCCGCCGCCAACCTGCAGAGCTACAACCGCTACAGCTACGCCCTCAACAACCCGCTGTCTTACATAGACCCCAGCGGCTACAGCCTGTGGGGAAAAATCGTCAACAGCGTCAGCAACGAACTCCGCCGCTGGGAGAGCGACTTCCGGCATGAAATGCGCAGACCGGGGAGCTTGCTGGCACCTGTACTCAGAGTGGCGGGAGCGACGGCGTCGGTTTTGGGGTGCGCGGGTGCAGCATCAGCAGCGTGCTACGCAGGCATAGAAGGCGCCATCAGTCGATCCCAAGGCATTACTGGCAGTAATCTGATTCGCAACACGGCCATTGCGGGTGCAACGGCGTATGGGTTTGGATATGTAGGGGGCAAGTACGCCGCTGGCTCATTTCAGAGCTACGCCGGACACGCACTGGTCGGCTGCGGCAGCGCAATGGCAGGCGGAGGCAATTGTGGACAGGGAGCCGCAGCGGCGGTTGTCGGACATGCCGCGTCTGCTGCAAGTGCAAGGGTCCATGAATCGATTCAGCTTGCTTTTGCCGCCACAGCTGGCGGAGCGAGCTCGGTCATTACGGGTGGGAAATTCTCGAATGGGGCGGTAACGGGGGCTTTTGGGTATTTGTTTAGTACGGGAGCTCACAAAGCAATTGAAAAACAGTTAGATCAATATGGACGACCATTGACAGACAGCGAGCGAGCAATATATGCCAATCATTTTTCAGAAGATATATTGAATGTAGCCATTATATTTGATGGGAAAGTTCCTTTTTGGTTGCGTAGCAGTATGGATGGCCTCACCCTCGGCAATAAAATTTACTTTAGAGAAGGTGTTTATTTGCCGGGAACTGCGGGAGGCGTAGAAATATTAGGACACGAACTTCATCACGTTGAGCAATATTTTAATGGCATGACGTATGGAAAATATATATGGGCATCTCTCGGCGGCTATTGGAAAAATCCATACGAAATAAGCGCCTATGCAAAGGCGGACAGAATTCGAGCTAGTTTTTGTTTTGGAAATCCACAAGCTCCAGGATGCTAA
- a CDS encoding CoA-acylating methylmalonate-semialdehyde dehydrogenase, with protein sequence MSAVPTVKLLINGEFVESKTTHWRDIVNPATQEVLAKVPFATQDEINAAVAAAQEAFKTWRKSPISTRARIFLKYQHLIRENMQELAAILTAEQGKTLPDAEGDVFRGLEVVEYAANIGTLQMGELATNVAGGVDTYTILQPLGVCAGITPFNFPAMIPLWMFPMAIATGNTFILKPSEQDPMVTMRLVELALEAGIPKGVLNVIHGGADAVNAICDHPDIKAISFVGSTRVGTHVYNRATQNGKRAQCMMGAKNHAVVLPDANKEQALNALVGAGFGAAGQRCMAASVGVLVGDAQKWIPELVEKSKTLKTNAGAEPGTDLGPVISCAAKERVEGFIAKGVNEGAKLELDGRAPPLADKYAKGNFVGPTIFSGVKPGMEIYDQEIFGPVLSLVGVDTLDQAIELINANPMGNGVAIFTQSGAAARKFQEDIDVGQVGINLPIPVPVPLFSFTGSRGSKLGDLGPYGKQVILFYTQTKTVTSRWFDDAVSTGVNTTISLK encoded by the coding sequence ATGTCAGCAGTGCCTACCGTCAAATTATTGATCAATGGTGAATTCGTCGAATCCAAGACCACGCATTGGCGCGATATCGTCAATCCCGCCACGCAGGAAGTGCTGGCCAAAGTGCCGTTTGCCACGCAGGACGAAATCAATGCGGCGGTGGCTGCGGCGCAAGAAGCCTTTAAAACCTGGCGCAAATCGCCGATCAGCACGCGCGCGCGCATCTTTTTGAAATATCAGCACCTGATCCGCGAGAACATGCAAGAACTCGCCGCGATCCTGACCGCTGAACAAGGCAAAACCCTGCCCGACGCCGAAGGAGACGTGTTCCGTGGCCTGGAAGTGGTGGAATACGCCGCCAACATCGGCACGCTGCAAATGGGTGAGCTGGCCACCAACGTGGCGGGCGGCGTGGACACCTACACCATCCTGCAACCGCTGGGCGTGTGCGCGGGCATCACCCCGTTCAACTTCCCGGCGATGATTCCGCTGTGGATGTTCCCGATGGCGATTGCCACCGGCAACACCTTCATCCTCAAGCCGTCTGAACAAGACCCGATGGTGACGATGCGCCTGGTTGAGCTGGCGCTGGAAGCCGGGATCCCCAAGGGCGTGCTCAACGTCATTCACGGCGGCGCCGATGCGGTCAACGCGATTTGCGACCACCCCGATATCAAAGCCATTTCGTTTGTCGGCTCCACCCGCGTCGGCACCCACGTTTACAACCGCGCCACCCAAAACGGCAAGCGCGCGCAGTGCATGATGGGCGCCAAGAACCACGCCGTTGTGCTGCCCGACGCCAACAAAGAACAAGCCCTCAACGCGCTGGTGGGTGCCGGTTTTGGCGCCGCCGGTCAGCGCTGCATGGCGGCCTCGGTCGGCGTACTGGTGGGTGACGCCCAAAAATGGATTCCCGAGCTGGTGGAAAAATCCAAAACCCTCAAAACCAACGCGGGCGCCGAACCCGGCACCGATTTGGGCCCGGTGATTTCCTGCGCCGCCAAAGAGCGCGTTGAAGGCTTTATCGCCAAAGGCGTGAACGAAGGCGCCAAGCTGGAGCTGGATGGCCGCGCGCCGCCGCTGGCAGACAAATACGCCAAGGGTAATTTTGTTGGCCCGACGATTTTCTCCGGCGTCAAACCCGGTATGGAAATCTACGACCAGGAAATCTTTGGACCGGTGCTGTCACTGGTGGGCGTGGACACGCTCGACCAAGCCATTGAGCTGATCAACGCCAACCCGATGGGTAACGGCGTGGCGATCTTCACTCAATCCGGCGCCGCTGCCCGCAAGTTCCAGGAAGACATCGACGTGGGTCAGGTCGGCATCAACCTGCCGATCCCGGTGCCCGTTCCGCTGTTCTCGTTCACCGGCTCGCGCGGCTCCAAGCTGGGCGATCTTGGCCCTTACGGCAAGCAGGTGATCCTGTTCTACACGCAAACCAAAACCGTCACCTCGCGCTGGTTTGACGATGCCGTTTCCACCGGCGTCAACACCACCATCAGCCTCAAATAA
- a CDS encoding acyl-CoA dehydrogenase family protein, with protein MDFELSDEQQAFRAAARDFADNELAPHAAEWDEQAHFPRQAIALAGELGFCGVYTPESFGGMGLPRLDAAIIFEELARADPSTAAFITIHNMATWMVATWAQPEVAQQWVPKMAAGELLGSYCLTEPGAGSDAASLRTRAERDGDDYLISGAKAFISGAGATDLLVVMARTSDTGARGISAFAIPANSDGISYGKKEQKMGWNSQPTRTITFDNVRIPAKNRLGEEGEGFRIAMKGIDGGRINIATCSVGAAQGALSHAQAYMHERKQFGKPLAEFQALQFKLADMATELVAARQMVRLAASKLDRQDPQATVFCAMAKRLATDLCFKVCNDALQLHGGYGYIREFPLERLLRDARVHQILEGTNEIMRVIIARHVLQTTPTDSMT; from the coding sequence ATGGATTTTGAACTGTCCGACGAGCAGCAGGCGTTTCGCGCGGCGGCTCGGGATTTTGCCGACAACGAGCTGGCGCCTCACGCCGCCGAGTGGGATGAGCAGGCGCATTTTCCGCGCCAGGCCATCGCGCTGGCCGGTGAGCTGGGCTTTTGCGGCGTCTATACCCCCGAATCTTTCGGGGGTATGGGTTTGCCGCGCCTGGACGCTGCGATCATTTTTGAAGAACTGGCGCGCGCCGATCCGTCCACCGCCGCCTTCATCACCATTCACAACATGGCCACCTGGATGGTGGCGACCTGGGCGCAGCCCGAAGTCGCCCAGCAATGGGTGCCGAAGATGGCCGCCGGGGAGCTGCTCGGCTCTTACTGTCTCACCGAACCGGGTGCGGGGTCTGACGCCGCCTCCTTACGCACGCGCGCCGAGCGTGATGGCGATGACTACCTGATCAGTGGTGCCAAGGCGTTCATCTCCGGCGCCGGTGCCACCGATCTTTTGGTGGTGATGGCGCGCACCAGCGACACCGGCGCGCGCGGCATCAGCGCCTTTGCCATACCCGCCAACAGCGACGGCATCAGCTACGGCAAAAAAGAGCAAAAAATGGGCTGGAACTCACAGCCCACCCGCACCATTACCTTTGATAACGTGCGCATCCCCGCCAAAAACCGCCTGGGTGAAGAAGGCGAGGGCTTTCGCATTGCGATGAAAGGCATTGATGGCGGGCGCATCAACATTGCCACCTGCTCGGTGGGCGCTGCGCAAGGCGCGCTCAGTCACGCCCAAGCGTATATGCACGAGCGCAAGCAGTTTGGAAAACCGCTGGCGGAGTTTCAGGCGCTGCAATTCAAGCTCGCCGATATGGCCACCGAACTGGTTGCCGCACGGCAAATGGTGCGGCTGGCGGCCAGCAAGCTCGACCGCCAAGACCCGCAGGCCACGGTGTTTTGTGCCATGGCCAAGCGTCTGGCGACCGATCTGTGCTTCAAGGTTTGCAACGACGCACTGCAATTGCATGGCGGCTACGGTTACATTCGTGAGTTCCCGCTGGAACGCCTGCTGCGCGATGCCCGTGTGCATCAAATCCTTGAAGGCACCAACGAAATCATGCGCGTGATCATTGCCCGTCACGTGCTGCAAACCACTCCAACCGATTCAATGACATGA
- a CDS encoding enoyl-CoA hydratase, which produces MTDLLKLTTHGSVAQITIANPPANVWTLESLNGLRDLVNQLNADPAIRALVLTGEGPKFFSAGADLKVFAEGGKAAGVDMAYAFGQAFETLAAFKGVSIAAINGYAMGGGLEVALACDIRIAEAHAQMALPEGAVGLLPCAGGTQWLAHAVGEGWAKRMILCGERINAETALRIGLVEEVVETGKALETALALAANVQKQSPDSVVACKSLIHAARAPSQKALPVERELFIKLFDAPNQAEGVNAFVQKRKPEWQ; this is translated from the coding sequence ATGACCGATCTACTCAAACTCACTACTCACGGCAGCGTGGCGCAAATCACCATTGCCAATCCGCCCGCCAACGTCTGGACGCTGGAATCCTTAAACGGCCTGCGCGATCTGGTGAACCAGCTCAACGCCGACCCTGCGATTCGCGCGCTGGTGCTCACCGGCGAAGGCCCTAAGTTTTTCAGCGCCGGGGCTGATCTCAAAGTGTTTGCCGAAGGTGGCAAAGCCGCAGGCGTGGATATGGCCTATGCCTTTGGGCAAGCGTTTGAAACGCTGGCCGCATTCAAGGGCGTGAGCATTGCCGCCATCAACGGCTACGCCATGGGCGGCGGCCTTGAAGTGGCGCTGGCCTGCGATATCCGCATTGCCGAGGCGCACGCCCAAATGGCGCTGCCCGAAGGCGCCGTGGGCTTGCTGCCCTGCGCCGGTGGCACGCAATGGCTGGCACACGCCGTTGGCGAAGGCTGGGCCAAGCGCATGATTTTGTGCGGCGAACGCATCAACGCCGAAACCGCGCTGCGTATTGGCCTGGTGGAAGAAGTGGTAGAAACCGGCAAGGCGCTGGAGACCGCGCTGGCACTGGCCGCCAATGTGCAAAAGCAAAGCCCCGACAGCGTGGTGGCCTGCAAATCGCTGATTCACGCCGCGCGCGCGCCGTCGCAAAAAGCCCTGCCGGTGGAGCGTGAGCTGTTCATCAAACTGTTTGACGCCCCCAACCAGGCCGAAGGCGTCAACGCCTTTGTGCAAAAGCGCAAACCTGAGTGGCAATAA
- a CDS encoding hemerythrin domain-containing protein, whose translation MSTPSASTKLTQEHRDIDAGIEAFIADARQTQALDAAIRLLRQHIYVEEAVLFGPLEQSGLTMPVFVMKREHGQMWTQLATLDAARAQNAAPATLQAQARALLDALQIHNGKEEEIVYTFADRLIAASPAHPFVGALRARRHMPQGWRCAMAPPPDHTPRNRV comes from the coding sequence ATGTCCACCCCATCCGCCAGCACCAAGCTCACACAAGAGCACCGCGATATTGACGCGGGCATTGAAGCCTTTATTGCCGATGCCCGCCAAACCCAGGCGCTGGATGCTGCCATCCGCCTGCTACGCCAGCATATTTATGTTGAAGAAGCGGTGCTGTTTGGCCCACTCGAACAATCCGGCCTGACCATGCCGGTGTTTGTCATGAAGCGCGAACATGGCCAGATGTGGACACAACTGGCCACACTCGATGCCGCGCGCGCGCAAAACGCCGCGCCCGCCACACTGCAAGCCCAGGCGCGCGCGCTGCTCGATGCCCTGCAAATCCACAACGGCAAAGAAGAAGAAATCGTCTACACCTTTGCCGATCGCCTGATTGCCGCCAGCCCTGCCCATCCGTTTGTGGGCGCACTCCGCGCCCGCCGTCACATGCCGCAAGGCTGGCGCTGCGCAATGGCACCACCCCCGGACCACACGCCCCGGAACAGGGTCTGA